In a genomic window of Aquila chrysaetos chrysaetos chromosome Z, bAquChr1.4, whole genome shotgun sequence:
- the CD180 gene encoding CD180 antigen: MARDLYLLIFTALACVSCEASSTAETMCIEITVNKSYSCEGLGLREVPEKLPVTTEILDFSFNMLPSLQNSTFSELKSLLYLDLTRCQINWVYDGAFHSNRQLKTIVLTGNLLLFLSDTAFAGPWSLKQLDLTQTGITSMSFIPMTNLHSLDTLILGSNHISSLQLPPNFPTQNLKYLDFQMNNIRAVTAEDVRVLQKTSNITLIFKGNNFIYIEPGALQSHFYSLDFGGCTDIPGVLTGIRNSTAQILWLGTFHGVEKEPYISPNVLQGLCNTSVKDLHLQLRHFRNLNADTFQCLTRLRKLDLTQTHISALPPGISGMSSLVELVLNANSFEHLCNISSAAFPSLTHLHIKGNLQVLQLGSGCLQKLAKLQHLDLSKSHIESFDCCNEALSGLSSLQYLNLSYNTKLHLQDVLIKDSANLELLDLASTPLHINTSQGPFRNLHLLQVLNLSSSHINTSMQHLFQGLENLMLLDLSQNNFESGIMPKDKLFQQLSNLEVLILSSCELTAVGGKAFHSLKKLRHVDLSHNKLIAFSTDAFSNLKSIYLNYAHNRICIVPRDKLVSLAGHCIINLSYNPLDCTCSNIGLITWYKQNLDKIEDSEGTRCSEPKLLAGAQLATISLSCGINTAGIIVVVLAILSCGAIFIWGALYFKRNYQQI, encoded by the exons ATGGCCCGTGATTTATACCTTTTGATTTTCACGGCACTCGCCTGTGTTAGCTGTGAAGCGTCCAGCACTGCAGAGACAATGTGCATAGAG ATTACAGTAAATAAAAGCTATAGCTGTGAAGGTTTAGGACTGAGGGAGGTTCCTGAAAAACTACCTGTCACAACAGAAATCCTCGACTTCAGCTTCAACatgctcccttccctccagaATTCAACTTTCTCTGAGCTGAAGTCTCTCCTCTACTTGGACTTAACAAG GTGTCAGATCAACTGGGTGTATGACGGCGCTTTTCACAGCAACAGGCAGCTGAAGACAATTGTGCTGACTGGAAACCTGCTCTTGTTTCTGTCTGACACAGCGTTCGCTGGCCCATGGTCCCTGAAGCAACTTGACTTAACACAGACAGGAATAACCAGTATGTCCTTTATTCCAATGACAAATCTGCACAGCTTGGATACTCTCATCTTGGGCAGCAACCACATCTCTTCACTGCAGCTTCCTCCCAACTTTCCCACTCAAAACCTCAAATACCTTGACTTTCAAATGAACAACATAAGAGCAGTCACAGCAGAAGATGTCCGTGTTCTGCAGAAGACCAGCAATATAACTCTCATCTTTAAAGGCAATAACTTTATATACATTGAACCTGGAGCTTTGCAGTCTCATTTCTACAGTTTGGACTTCGGGGGCTGCACTGACATCCCCGGGGTCCTGACAGGGATACGGAACTCCACAGCTCAGATCCTTTGGCTGGGAACATTTCACGGTGTAGAAAAGGAGCCCTACATAAGCCCGAATGTTTTACAAGGCCTCTGTAATACCTCTGTCAAGGACCTTCATCTGCAGCTCCGGCACTTCAGAAACCTAAATGCTGACACGTTTCAGTGCTTGACCAGGCTCCGAAAGCTGGACCTAACTCAAACACACATCAGCGCGTTGCCCCCTGGCATTAGTGGCATGAGCTCGCTAGTGGAGTTAGTTCTCAACGCGAACTCCTTTGAGCACCTCTGCAACATCAGCTCTGccgccttcccctccctcaCCCATCTCCACATCAAGGGGAACTTGCaggtcctgcagctgggctcTGGCTGTTTGCAGAAACTGGCAAAGCTTCAACATCTCGATTTAAGTAAGAGTCATATTGAAAGCTTTGACTGCTGTAATGAAGCGCTGAGCGGTTTGAGCAGTCTTCAGTACCTGAATCTGAGCTATAACACAAAGCTCCATCTCCAAGACGTGCTTATTAAGGACAGTGCTAACCTGGAGCTGCTGGACCTAGCTTCCACTCCTCTTCACATCAACACTTCACAGGGTCCTTTCCGAAATTTGCATCTCTTGCAAGTACTGAatctttcctcctcccacatTAATACTAGCATGCAGCATCTCTTTCAAGGCCTGGAAAACCTCATGCTCTTGGACCTTAGTCAAAATAACTTTGAGTCGGGGATCATGCCAAAGGACAAACTCTTCCAACAGCTATCCAATTTAGAGGTGCTAATTTTATCATCCTGTGAACTGACAGCAGTAGGTGGCAAAGCATTTCACAGCCTCAAGAAGTTACGGCATGTTGATCTGAGCCACAACAAACTTATTGCATTCAGCACAGATGCATTTTCAAACCTCAAGAGCATCTATCTCAATTATGCCCACAACAGGATCTGTATTGTACCACGTGACAAGCTAGTGTCCCTAGCTGGCCACTGCATAATCAATTTAAGTTACAACCCTCTGGACTGCACCTGCTCCAATATTGGCTTAATCACCTGGTACAAGCAGAATCTGGATAAAATTGAAGACTCTGAAGGAACAAGATGCTCTGAACCCAAATTGCTAGCTGGGGCTCAGCTGGCCACCATCTCACTCTCCTGTGGGATCAACACAGCAGGAATCATTGTGGTTGTCCTGGCTATTTTATCCTGTGGTGCCATCTTCATTTGGGGTGCTCTCTATTTCAAGCGAAATTACCAGCAAATATAA